One genomic segment of bacterium includes these proteins:
- a CDS encoding LptF/LptG family permease has translation MDRYLLREHLAPFFFALAVTTFILLMDKLFELIDLLIGKRVAGLLVLKIFALSLPSILALTVPMAVLVAVLMTFGRISGDNELTALKSAGLPLSRLLVAPVLAGMALTMGLYFFTDRILPEANHSLKNTFMAISSAKPALRLKENTFVSDFTGYNILVGKVDAGSSRLHKITIYESVPNGYPRTIIADEGQLTMMSRQNVLRLELWRGQIHEADARDPRTYHKMDFNTHVINLPLDPATVQSVRAQRGDREMTSKMMQGQIVQIEQTIAPVSTQLADSARLSAWQKEQLRQDIHNKTSDIRRYQVEIQKKFAIPFACLVFVLLGVPLGSLTRRGSMGASIGMALGFFVLYYLALVGGEELADRQIVSPWLAMWVANIALGTCGALLLLWQNSEIDLRKLITKKAK, from the coding sequence ATGGACCGCTATCTTTTGAGGGAGCACCTGGCCCCCTTTTTCTTTGCGCTGGCAGTCACCACCTTCATCCTGCTGATGGACAAGCTGTTTGAGCTGATCGACCTTTTGATCGGCAAACGGGTGGCCGGGCTGTTGGTGCTTAAGATCTTTGCCTTAAGCCTGCCCTCGATCCTGGCCCTGACCGTGCCCATGGCGGTGCTGGTGGCGGTGCTGATGACCTTCGGCCGGATCTCCGGTGACAATGAGCTGACCGCGCTTAAATCCGCCGGCCTGCCGCTGTCCCGGCTGCTGGTGGCCCCGGTCCTGGCCGGGATGGCTTTGACCATGGGCCTGTATTTTTTCACCGACCGGATCCTGCCCGAGGCCAACCACTCGCTGAAGAACACCTTCATGGCCATCTCCTCCGCCAAACCGGCCCTGCGCCTGAAGGAGAACACCTTCGTTTCTGATTTTACCGGATACAATATCCTGGTGGGCAAAGTGGATGCCGGCAGTTCCCGCCTGCACAAGATCACCATCTACGAAAGCGTTCCCAACGGCTACCCCCGGACCATCATTGCCGATGAGGGACAGCTGACCATGATGTCCAGACAGAATGTCCTGCGGCTGGAGCTGTGGCGGGGACAGATACACGAAGCCGACGCCAGGGACCCCCGAACCTACCACAAAATGGATTTCAACACCCACGTCATCAACCTGCCTTTGGACCCGGCCACGGTTCAGTCGGTGCGGGCCCAGCGGGGGGACCGGGAGATGACCTCCAAAATGATGCAGGGACAGATCGTTCAGATAGAGCAGACCATCGCCCCGGTTAGTACCCAGCTGGCCGATTCGGCCCGGCTCTCGGCCTGGCAGAAAGAGCAATTGAGACAGGACATCCACAACAAGACCAGCGACATCCGGCGATACCAGGTGGAAATTCAAAAGAAGTTCGCCATTCCCTTTGCCTGCCTGGTGTTCGTGCTGCTGGGGGTTCCGCTGGGATCGCTGACCCGGCGCGGTTCCATGGGCGCCAGCATCGGCATGGCCCTGGGATTTTTTGTGCTCTATTACCTGGCTTTGGTGGGCGGCGAAGAGCTGGCCGACCGCCAGATAGTGTCTCCCTGGCTGGCCATGTGGGTGGCCAACATTGCTTTGGGAACCTGCGGGGCCCTGCTGCTATTATGGCAGAACTCCGAAATTGACCTGCGCAAACTGATCACCAAAAAGGCAAAATGA